acggaatttgttgagccggggagacctaccgcactggctaagtgctccgctaagggggagttgctgcagccccaccgggtgaacctggacctctccgaccacaccaacttgagcattgaagagctcgtctctggctacatcagccaagtgcacaagagctgggacgcagaggttgccatggtgaaccagatccagcagaaatctgaggtatcattctgtTGTCCTcgtacttactgcatagttacctttaccatgctagcccccaagtcgacaacttatgattgaatatgttgtagacttaggttccggcttacccAATTGAACCGGCCATTTGTAGATAGaagcgttcaatatgcattagcccccaagtgccaagtgtctttgcttggaaaacgcttgggacttgaaatttatatagtaactgttcatgtcataacccagaaatgtatgcaggctgctggcaagaagctagaggctgacatggctgatctcaagaatcggctgaagatgcaagagatggagacccggaaggcaaatgccaaatttgtgtctagcatcgccgctcaagagaagctgaagacggagtttgacgctgagcggaaggcgtgggccgaagagaaggccgcattggtgaaccgggctgaacaggcggagaagactctctccgagaagaccgccgagctctccggcctaaagcgccaggtgtcccagatggtggccgcaatcttcggtaagtcgcctcaccggctttcatcaagtttagaatttttatatctcataattcatccttgtcggcggcttatctgattctggtaaacaggccccagaagtgccaacctcaaccagagcatggtaaccaagctgaaggccgtgtataccctggtggagcagctctacaccgggtcacagcgtgccttagctgtggtggccctatccaacgaggtgccgactcatctggcagaagtccttcgccggctcgctgtactgcctcaacggatccaagagctgcgacgggcctctgcaagagcccgagcgattgccgcgctgagccgggccaaggcgttcctgccggagttagacccggcgggcatcgcccttggctatccaagcctgaaggaagacggctccgctttcgatcagaaggacttcacagcttgcgtgaaggccgtacgcccggtggccactctgattggcaatgatacagatctgactaagtaccagccgggctacgatacagaaaatcagaggatccctactccgcgctatgaagccctcaacttgatcccgccggctcgtcagcacaccttcgccccggagattgacccggctgggttaattgacgaggaagcccaattcgaagctctcagcggcatcgactggaagtcatcaactttccaggtcttgggatcagccggaggagaagataggaacgagccggagacttcaactcaacaagcgtcgtaactcggctggcggctTAGCAAACAATGCCTCAtccttttggactcaatgagtcttgtaatagagtagaaCCAGTACTTTATCTTTGTCATGCCACCTTGAATGCTGAAGTCTGCTGAAATTGTCTCctttatgtttctccgggtcacAATTAATCATTTGTTTTCCTTACTCTCAAAATAGTTGCTTGTAACTATCCTGCAgagaaagacaaatcacaagcctcgaggtggcttaccgccctgagaagcATAGGTTTTTTAGATGACccagaatatgaatcaaaaaaggacTGGTCTTCAATAATATCCTaaatacagccgtaataacatacttagcggcctgcaagcatacttccggcttagataacccgggtaggAAGGTTGACACCGcaattccggtttacctgtctttAAAACACCCAGTGTGTTCAGCtaatactgtaaaccaaagttaagccggcaaaatgagacccggccgtacacacttggAAATAAACAGACGGAACTTGCTATAAAAGagaggaacttaggggcttccggttcgaatacgaccagagacccggcccaaaggggttatgctaggattcgaatgcgatcatatagcccccagtgggtgtggcgatgccaatcaagagggtaccgacagctatgttctcttcggttcgaatacgacccatgtttgaacaggaagcccccaagtgattttaagaattgtttaacgacgctgattcgaatacgatccacgtcggttctcagaggggttaaactatgattcaaatatgaccaaaggaaacctcccaatgagctcggcactttgccaatcaaatgggtatcgacagttatgttctctttggttcgaatacgacccatatttgaacaggaagcccccaagtgaccttattgcttatAGCTAGATTCGAACACGATCATAAGCTGGATCCTCCtttaagttatcatgtaatcttgtaatgaaaaacaACACGTACATCTTTGGAGGAGGAAAAAGGACAGAAGTCCTGccttattgcttatcataatatatacatgactgagagaaatatgtacattacgagagccggtggctcaagtgtagtaaggccgaagctgagctatgttccacggccgacgggtctcttcctctgacttacgtgaatctttgcgCTCCCgtatgtcaatgaggtaatatgacccgttgtgcaagttcttgctgaccacaaagggcccttcccaaggcggggacagCTTGTGtgtatctgtttgatcctggatgagccggagcacgagatcgccttcctggaagacctgggatttaacccggcggctatgataacggcgcaggtcttgttggtaaattgccgaacgggctgctgccacatcacgctgttcgtccaacaagtcaagagcatcttggtgcgcctgttcattatccgtctcaacataagccgccactcgaggtgagtcatgacggatgtcactggggaggactgcttctgtcccataaaccatgaagaaaggcgtaaaacctgtagacctgttaggagtagtgttgatgctccataacacggagggcaactcctccacccaacaacccggcgtccgttgcaaagggaccaaaagccggggcttgatacccttcagaatctcctgattagctctctcagcttgaccattggattgaggatgagccactgaggaaacatcaaatcggatatgctctcgttgacaaaactcgtccatggcgcctttagagagattggtgccattgtcagtgataatgctgtgcggaaaaccaaagcgaaagatcacctttttcataaactgaaccgccgtggctgcatcgcacttgctaactggctccgcttcaacccacttggtaaacttgtcaactgccaccaaaaggtgggtcttcttatccttggaccttttgaaaggcccaaccatatcaagcccccagaccgcaaagggccaagtaattgggatcatcctcagttcttgagccggtacatgagctcgtcgcgagaacctttggcaaccgtcacacttactgaccaagtcctctgcatcagcatgagccgtcaaccaataaaaaccatgacgaaaagccttggccacaagagactttgagccggcgtgatggccgcaatccccttcatggatctcacgcaagatctcttgaccttcctcaggggaaacacaacgctgaaacgctcctgtaacactgcggtggtgcaactcaccattgataacgatcattgacttagcccgccgggttatttgcctggccaaagtttcatcctcaggtaactcgccctgggtcatgtaagccagatagggcattgtccagtctggtatgatatggagagccgccaccagtcgtgcctccgggtcggggacagccaagttttcctctgtaggcagcttaacagaaggattatacaggacatccaagaaagtattaggcggcaccggctttcgctgagagcctagccggcttaaagcattagccgcctcgttcttcctgcgatcaatgtgctctacttggtagccctgaaagtgcccagcaatggcatcaacttcgcggcgataagccgccatgagagggtccttagagtcccacttgcctgatacttgttgagccaccaagtctgagtcaccgaaacacctgacccggctcaagctcatctccttagccatccgaagaccgtggagcaaggcctcgtactcagccgcattgttagtgcaaggaaacatcaattgtagcacataatggaacttgtcaccttgaggggaagccaatacaactccagcccccgagccctccaactgtctggacccatcgaagtgaatagtccaatatgtgttatccggcttttgcccgggcacttgtgactctgtccaatcattgatgaaatccaccaaggcctgagatttaacagcagtgcgtggcacatatttgagaccatgaggtccgagctcgatagcccacttagccactctccctgtggcctctctattttgaatgatatcaccaagaggggcagaactgaccacggttatgggatggccctggaaataatgcttaagcttccagcttgccatgaacacaccataaacaagcttctgccaatgtggataccgatgtttggactcgataagcacttcgctgacataataaaccggccgctgaaccggatgctccttaccctcttccttgcgttccaccaccacaaccacactgacggctcgtgtgttcgccgccacgtacagtaataagggctccttatcaaccggagcagcaaggactgggggctctgccagctgcttcttcaaatcctcaaaagcggtattaactgcatcattccagacaaagttatcagttttcttcatcaactgatataatggcatggccttctcacccaaacggcttataaaccggcttaaagcagcgatgcgacccgccaagcgctgaacatcatttatacacgccggcttagctagggaggtgatggctttgatcttctccgggttagcttcaatgcctctgtcagaaaccaagaaacccaaaagtttgcctgcaggaacaccaaaaacacatttggccgagttaagcatcatcttgtagacccggagattatcaaaggtttcccttaaatcatctatcagggtttcctcttttatggacttgaccacaatatcgtccacataagcgtgaacattgcgcccaatctgtttatgaaggcagttctgtacacaacgctggtaagtcgcctgtgcacacttgagcccaaagggcatagacacatagcagaaggctccaaagggagtgatgaacgccgtcttctcctggtccttaactgccattttaatctgatgatatccagaataagcatccaagaaacttaagcgcgcacaacctgccgtagcatcaataatttgatcaatacgggggagggcaaaaggatcagccggacatgccttgtttaagttcGTATAATCCACAcgcatccgccaagtgccgttcttcttgagcacgagcaccgggttagccaaccactccgggtgaaagacttcaacaataaacccggccgccaagagccgggccacctcttcaccaatagctttccgccgctcctcattgaaccgccgaaggaactgcctaaccggcttaaatttcggatcaacattgagagtgtgctcagcgagttctctaggtacacctggcatgtccgaaggtttccatgcgaagatgtccctattctcacggatgaactcgatgagcgtgctttcctattttggatccaggttggcactgatgctaaactgctgagatgaatctcctggagtGAAATCAAcgagtttagtctcatcagccgacttaaatttcattgccggctcatgctccgtagtcggcttttttaAAGAGGTCATATCAGtggggtcaacattgtccttgtaaaacttcaactcctctgttgcgcaaacagattctgcataagctgcatcgccttcctcacattccaaggccaccttccggctgccgtgaaccgtaatggtcccattatgacccgacatcttgagctgtaagtaaacataacacggccgtgccatgaatttggcgtaagccggccgcccaaatatagcatggtacggacttcttatcttgaccacctcaaaggtcaatttttccaccctgtagttgttttcatctccgaaggccacttccaactcgatcttgccgactggataagccgacttaccaggtaccacaccatggaagatagtgtttgactggctgaggttcttatcaaccaatcccatacggcgaaaagtctcataa
The sequence above is a segment of the Aegilops tauschii subsp. strangulata cultivar AL8/78 chromosome 6, Aet v6.0, whole genome shotgun sequence genome. Coding sequences within it:
- the LOC141025385 gene encoding uncharacterized protein, with protein sequence MMELDFNIGSSTVQTSVCSAQAKLTKRAKKAKPIEEPELPEPEAADQEPPAASAPEAAAPTNKAATEASANPEASGSAQPANDPDVVITRTEFVEPGRPTALAKCSAKGELLQPHRVNLDLSDHTNLSIEELVSGYISQVHKSWDAEVAMVNQIQQKSEAAGKKLEADMADLKNRLKMQEMETRKANAKFVSSIAAQEKLKTEFDAERKAWAEEKAALVNRAEQAEKTLSEKTAELSGLKRQVSQMVAAIFVC